The Oncorhynchus gorbuscha isolate QuinsamMale2020 ecotype Even-year linkage group LG04, OgorEven_v1.0, whole genome shotgun sequence genome includes the window AACATGTGAAAATGGATGGtttatgttttgtagtaaaaaacaGAACTAAAAATTTAAATGtatgtttccaatgacatcatccgGAGACAGCGATTTTAACCAACATTGAGCCAGCAAAGGTTACGAACTGATGGATTAGAACTTCCCATTCATCtggggaccccccccccccacagaaaTGAGTGTTGTTGTATGTGCTAGTTGCCATTGCTCTGCATTGAATGCTGTATCCATGCAGTATGTTATGCTTACCGTCCCAGCTGAGGCCCTGCAGCCCATCTCGCAGCAGTTTGCAGTCCCGGTTGAAACGCCAAGCCTCATGCATCACCTCATTCAGCTTCTCATCCTCATTCTCCCCTGCCACACACAACCAAACACAGTTTCACCATGCTCactgtgtgcatgcatgtatgcCTGTTAAATGGAAGTTGTACATCTGTGTTGGTTGATGggaagtgtgtgtatgtttgtttgtggaCTGACCAGCCTGTGGGAGGATACACTGAGCGATGACGTCTCGTAGTTTCTCCAGGGCCACGTTAGAGTTCTCACCGCCGTTCTCTGGGTCATGGATGAAGAATCCGTCACTCGGCTTGCTGCTGTAGCACACCACACAGTCAGGAGATCcagacaccaccacaacacagtcaggagatccagacaccaccaccaccaccacacagtcaggagatccagacaccaccaccaccaccacacagtcaggagatccagacaccaccaccaccaccacacagtcaggagatccagacaccaccaccaccacacagtcaggagatccagacaccaccaccacacagtcaggagatccagacaccaccaccaccaccacacagtcaggagatccagacaccaccaccaccaccaccacacagtcaggagatccaccaccaccaccaccaccacacagtcaggagatccagacaccaccaccacacagtcaggagatccagacaccaccaccacacagtcaggagatccagacaccaccaccaccacacagtcaggagatccagacaccaccaccacacagtcaggagatccagacaccaccaccacacagtcaggagatccagacaccaccaccaccaccacacagtcaggagatccagacaccaccaccaccaccacacagtcaggagatccagacaccaccaccaccaccacacagtcaggagatccagacaccaccaccaccaccacacagtcaggagatccagacaccaccaccaccaccacacagtcaggagatccagacaccaccaccaccaccacacagtcaggagatccagacaccaccaccaccaccacacagtcaggagatccagacaccaccaccaccaccacacagtcaggagatccagacaccaccaccaccaccacacagtcaggagatccagacaccaccaccaccaccacacagtcaggagatccagacaccaccaccaccaccacacagtcaggagatccagacaccaccaccaccaccacacagtcaggagatccagacaccaccaccaccaccacacagtcaggagatccagacaccaccaccaccaccacacagtcaggagatccagacaccaccaccaccaccacacagtcaggagatccagacaccaccaccaccaccacacagtcaggagatccagacaccaccaccaccaccacacagtcaggagatccagacaccaccaccaccacacagtcaggagatccagacaccaccaccaccacacagtcaggagatccagacaccaccaccaccaccacacagtcaggagatccagacaccaccaccaccaccacacagtcaggagatccagacaccaccaccaccacaacacagtcaGGAGAtccagaccaccaccaccaccacaacacagtcaggagatccagacaccaccaccaccaccacacagtcaggagatccagacaccaccaccaccaccaccaccacaacacagtcaggagatccagacaccaccaccacacagtcaggagatccagacaccaccaccaccaccaccacaacacagtcaggagatccagacaccaccaccaccaccacacagtcaggagatccagacaccaccaccaccacacagtcaggagatccagacacaccaccaccacacagtcaggaGATCCATATACCAGACACACATTTTGTTTAGCAGTGCTGTTCTCAGCAGAAAGTCCCTCTCCACTATTGAGCTAAATTAGTGACAGTCAGACTGTGAAGCAGATCCTAACCAACtactacatagagacaggaaTTTAACAAGACAGACCCTAGGAGCTTCCTTTTCCTCAGGATGGGGTTATTGACGGAGTGGAGAGGCTTGAGGCTGACGTTAAGGTCCTGTATCCTCATGTTAGCCAGCTGTTCAGCATGGGCCTGCTGGATCCCAGCTACCACCGCctggcagagggagggaaggaagaaaagacagaaagaggaagggTCACATGGCAAAATTTTACACCCTGATCATTGCTATTAAAGAGATAcctcaggattttggcaatgatccTACTActtcccccagagtcagatgaacttgtggacaccatttttatgtctgtgtCCGGTATGAACAAAGTCAGAGGTAGTTTCGCGAGTCAATGCTAATtagtgttagcgcaatgactCAAAGGTTATGGTATCTGCTAGCGCTAGTCAATAATTgcactagttagcaacttccttcaaacaaCACGCAGAGACAAAATAgaatccacgagttcatctgactttgaggaagtagataaagggcctcaatGCTAAAATCCTAAAGTATTCCTTTAAGGCAGCAAAGGCGTTGTCTGCAGAGTCCTGTAGTAAGTATTACTGGGTCTATCTAAAGCACTTTGAGACTAACGGGAAAGAGAGCGTTACATAAACGCTGCCCATCCCTGTCCATCCATCCAGGCCCACCTTGTCCATCATCATCTGGGCAGAAGGAAGCACGTTGTCCAGAGCCTCTGTGCAGTTCAGCCAGGGGTGTTCCAAAACCCCCTCGATAGTCAGCCTCTCCTCAGGCTTCACCTTCAGCAGCCTACAGAGGGAGGAAGTAATGCTAGTGAAACAGATTCTTCAAACCCTCCTCACGCAATCCAAAGAACACAGAATGAGTAAAGCCCCGGTTTGGCAGTCCACATTGTTTGTCAGGCAAAACAGTCACTCGTGAACCATGCCATCTTGTTAGCACACACAGTAAAGCCTGCTGTGGGGACGTACTTGCGAACAATGTCCTTGGCCATCTCAGAGATCTGGCTCCACTCGTCCTCGGGGAAGTCGAAGCTGGCTGTCATGATCTTCTTGCGCATATCCTTGGGGATGGTGCGGCTGTGGTGCTTGGAGTAGAAGGGAGGGTAGCCGCACAGCATCACATAGATGATCACCCCAATGGACCACAGGTCACAGCTCTTCACGCACAGCAGGGGACAGTGAACGAGCCAAGtcatagggatggagggagagcgagaaaggagaagAGTTAGCGTGACAACCCTACAAACATTGATGTCCTTAGTGGAAATATGCTGCCATTGGTGGAATAATGTCTCATTGTGGctgttatacagtgcattcggaaagtattcagaccccgctCCCTTAATCCACAGTTAagtgacagccttattctaaaatgtattcaatatttGTTTTCCCTcaatccacacacacaaccccataatgacaaagcaaaaaacaggtttatagaaatcttcgcaaatgtattaaaaaaaataagtattcagactctctGCTATgggactcaaaattgagctcaggtgcatcctgtttccattgattacccttgagatgtttctacaacttgatgggagtccacctgtggtaaaatcaattgattggacatgaattggaattgcacacctgtctatacaaagtcccacagttgacagtgcatgtcagagcaaaaaccaagcaatgaggttgaaggaattgtccgaagaGCTCCAAGTACAGGactgtgtcgaagcacagatctggggaagggtaccaaaacatttctgcaacattgaaggtccccaaggacacagtggACTCCATTATTCCTaaaaataagtttggaaccaccaagaatcttcctagagctggccgcgcAGCCAAACTCAGCAATCGAGGAAGGGCCTCagtcagggaggtggccaagaacccgatggttgcGGAGTGCCTCTGCGGTGATTGGAGAACCTCccagaaggtcaaccatctctgcagcactccaccaatcaggcctttatggtagagtggccagacggaagccactcctcagtaaaaagcacatgacagcacgcttggACTTATCCAAAAGACACAGAAAGGACTcccagaccatgataaacaaaattctcaggtctgatgaaaccaagattgcactctttggcctgaatgccaagcgtcacatctggaagaaacctggcaccctccctacggtgaagcatggtggcaccctccctacggtgaagcatggtggcaccctccctacggtgaagcatggtggcaccctccctacggtgaagcatggtggcaccctccctacggtgaagcatggtggcaccctccctacggtgaagcatggtggcaccctccctacggtgaagcatggtggcaccctccctacggtgaagcatggtggcaccctccctacggtgaagcatggtggcaccctccctacggtgaagcatggtggcaccctccctatggtgaagcatggtggcaccctccctacggtgaagcatggtggcaccctccctacggtgaagcatggtggcaccctccctacggtgaagcaaaATTAGGGCTGATTAAGGTTTTActactaacctacaaagcattacatgggcttgctcctacctctctcccccatttggttctgccatacatacctaccctacggtcacaagacgcagggcTCATTATCCCTAGagtttctaagcaaacagctggagacagggctttctcctatagagctacatttttatggaatggtctgcctatccaggTGAGAGATGCACTCGGTCTTGACCTTTAAGTccttattgaagactcatctcttcagtaggtcctatgattgaatgTAGTCTGGCCCATGGGTGTGAAGATGAATGGAAAGGCAATAAACCACCCctgttgtctctgcctggccggttcctctCTGACCCTATCACAGGAGCTGAGTCACTGGCGCTCTTCCATCCCAACCCTAGGTGGggtgagtcactgacgtgatcttcctcgggttcgtgccgtgggggagatctttgtgggctatactcggccttgtctcagagtagtaagttggtggttgaagatatccctctagtggtgtgggggctgtgctttggcaaagtgggtggggttatagccAAGCCTGGTTGGCTCTGTCCGGGGTTATCTTCGGATGACAAcgacagtgtctcccgacccctcccgtctcagcctcTAGTagttatgctgc containing:
- the LOC124034628 gene encoding MAP kinase-activated protein kinase 5 isoform X3, giving the protein MSEDNNADIFIKETSILEEYNINWTQKLGAGISGPVRERLLIVMEMMEGGELFHRISQHKHFTEKMASQVTKQIGQALEHCHSLNIAHRDLKPENLLFKDNSLDAPVKLCDFGFAKIDQGDLMTPQFTPYYVAPQVLEAQRRHQKEKSGIIPTSPTPYTYNKSCDLWSIGVIIYVMLCGYPPFYSKHHSRTIPKDMRKKIMTASFDFPEDEWSQISEMAKDIVRKLLKVKPEERLTIEGVLEHPWLNCTEALDNVLPSAQMMMDKAVVAGIQQAHAEQLANMRIQDLNVSLKPLHSVNNPILRKRKLLGSKPSDGFFIHDPENGGENSNVALEKLRDVIAQCILPQAGENEDEKLNEVMHEAWRFNRDCKLLRDGLQGLSWDGRAFTDKVDRLKLAEIVKQAIEVKTHLQDCQ